The genomic region AATAATCTCGCTGGACTGACATTCGCTGTATGGGGGCTTTCCTTCAAGCCAGGAACCGACGATATGAGGGAAGCTCCTTCTTTGGTGCTGATAAAAAGCCTTATATCCGCCGGGGCATGCGTCAGGGCATATGACCCTGTTGCTGAACCCCAGGCTGACCGGGAATTCCCTGGCGAATGGATGGAATCAGGAAAAATCGTATTTTGCAGTCATCAATACGCAGCCCTTGAAAATGCTGATGCAATGTTTCTTGTGACAGAGTGGAAGCCCTTCAGACAGCCTGATTTCATCGCAATGAAGAAAATTATGAAAGCTCCAGTTATTTTTGATGGAAGAAATCAGTATGATCCGCTGGAAATGAAGGAATTGGGATTTGAATATGTGGGAATTGGGAGAATCGAGAACTCAGCAGGATTTAATCAAAAAGACAAAACCGTGTATAAGAACTCTGCAAAAACGACCTAATCATATTAAAGGCTTCTTCAAAAATCAGAAGGTCGCATATGCCGCATGATTTGCAGATTTAACCACCGGAGCAATATTAAAAAAAGACGCCGAACCCAATATGGGCCTTCTCTTTTTGTGGCATGATCAAAACCAGGACGTCTTTGTGTTCCGCTTAGCTCAATGCCTGAATATTCAGTCCATGCACAGCATTCCTGCGAGCGAAATCATGAAAAACCGATTGAAAAACACAAGATTGTTTTTCAGGTGAGAAGACCTTTCTAAAACAACAAAGATCAAAAATAGCTATACCTCGGTTAAAGTCTTTTTCTCATTAAAAGGACGGCAGTCGTTCCCATTAAAAAAAACAGTATCATTCTTCCCAGCGCGGATAATGCGGGCACGCTTATTGGAATAACCGGCGCAGCAAGCCATGACGTGCCGTTATTGTCAGAAGCCCTGGCAAATTTTAAATCAATGTTTGTTACGTCTAAATAACTAACTGACGGGTTGCCGTTAACAACTTTCAGAGACACAAATTGACCTACAACACCTCCCGTGTCCACGGAAACAGGAACTCCCCACGCTGTTCCGCTTGCGTCGGTCGCACGAACATATTTCAGGTCACCGTTTGTTTGGTCATAATAGCCTATTGCAGGGTTGCCGTTAATGACGCCTAACGAAGTATAGGTTCCGACAGCACCTGCTACATCAACCGATACAGGAACTCCCCACGCTGTTCCGCTTGCGTCGGTCGCACGAACATATTTCAGGTCACTGTTTGTTTGGTCATAATAGCCTATTGCAGGGTTGCCGTTTATAACGCCTAACGAAGTATAGGTTCCGACAGCACCGGCGACATCAACCGATACAGGAACTCCCCACGCTGTTCCGTCTGCGTCGGTCGCACGGACAAATTTCAGATCACCGTTTGCTTCGTCATAATAGCCTATTGCAGGATTGCCATTAACGACGCCTAACGAAGTATAGGTTCCGACATTACCAACTGTATCAACCGATACAGGAGCGTTCCACGCTGTTCCGCTTGCGTCGGTCGCACGGACATATTTCAGGTCACCGTTTGTTAGGTCATAATAACTTATTGCAGGATTGCCGTTAATGACGCCTAACGAAGTATAGGTTCCAACATTACCGACTGAATCAACCGATACAGGAGCTCCCCACGCTGTTCCGTTTGCGTCGATCGCACGGACATATTTCAGATCACCGTTTGTTTGGTCATAATAGCTTATTGCAGGATTACCGTTAACGACGCCTAACGAAGTATAGGCTCCGACAGAACCGGCTGAATCAACCGAAACAGGAACTCCCCACGCTGTTCCGTTTGCGTCGGTCGCACGGACAAATTTCAGATCACCGTTTGGTTGATCATAATAGCTTACTGCAGGATTGCCGTTAACGACGCTTAACGAAGTATAGGATCCGACACCACCACCTGCATCAACCGTAACCAAAACAGCATAGGCTGGGGCATTAAAAGACATGAACACAAACAGAACAGCTAAAGAAAAAAACAAACGCATTGATTCACCAAAAAAAATTTTAGGGACAGTTCCTGATAATGAACTCTCAAAATGATGAAAACCAAAAATATCCGGTTTAAGGCGCGCAGATCT from Desulforegula conservatrix Mb1Pa harbors:
- a CDS encoding UDP-glucose/GDP-mannose dehydrogenase family protein codes for the protein KGIGSDSRIGYSFIYPGCGYGGSCFPKDIKALIKTSESAGFSPLLLSAVEKRNAAQKNSLFEKVSARFGNNLAGLTFAVWGLSFKPGTDDMREAPSLVLIKSLISAGACVRAYDPVAEPQADREFPGEWMESGKIVFCSHQYAALENADAMFLVTEWKPFRQPDFIAMKKIMKAPVIFDGRNQYDPLEMKELGFEYVGIGRIENSAGFNQKDKTVYKNSAKTT